From Pseudomonadota bacterium, a single genomic window includes:
- a CDS encoding MBL fold metallo-hydrolase encodes MRFCVLGSGSKGNSTFIEGGDTRILVDAGFSGLELERRLASVGVDPSSLSAIVVTHEHSDHIRGVQALSRRFGLTVLASAATMKAAGNTLAKVARWTEIQAGRTFSLDELVIHPFSVSHDVVDPLGFVIGYQGLSVGYCTDTGSVSRVMQHRLGGCNGLILECNHDPVMLRNGSYPPHLQQRIRSKEGHLANSEAAELLAELIHDGLEHVVLAHLSESNNTPELARREVEIYLNSKGFGECMLRGFVLSVAGQEKTGSMIHLGGRGAGRGF; translated from the coding sequence ATGCGGTTCTGTGTTCTGGGGAGCGGCAGCAAGGGGAATTCGACTTTCATTGAAGGGGGCGACACCCGAATTCTTGTTGATGCCGGATTCTCCGGTCTTGAGCTGGAACGGCGCCTTGCTTCCGTGGGGGTTGATCCTTCATCACTGAGTGCGATTGTAGTAACTCATGAACATAGTGACCATATTCGCGGCGTTCAGGCTTTGTCCAGACGTTTCGGGTTGACTGTGCTGGCCAGTGCGGCGACCATGAAGGCGGCTGGAAATACTCTGGCAAAAGTGGCCCGATGGACCGAAATCCAAGCCGGACGGACTTTCTCCCTAGATGAACTGGTTATTCATCCTTTCTCGGTTTCCCACGACGTTGTTGATCCTTTGGGATTTGTGATCGGATATCAGGGGTTGTCCGTCGGTTACTGCACAGATACCGGCAGCGTTTCAAGGGTGATGCAGCATCGTCTCGGCGGCTGCAACGGGTTGATTCTGGAATGTAACCATGATCCGGTGATGCTCAGGAACGGGAGCTATCCACCACATCTGCAGCAGAGGATCCGCTCAAAAGAAGGACATCTGGCAAACTCAGAGGCGGCAGAGTTACTTGCCGAGCTGATTCATGATGGCTTGGAACATGTGGTTCTGGCTCATTTGAGTGAAAGCAACAACACTCCGGAACTGGCGCGAAGGGAGGTTGAGATTTATCTGAATTCGAAGGGGTTTGGAGAATGTATGCTCCGAGGGTTCGTTCTCTCGGTTGCCGGGCAGGAAAAAACTGGGAGCATGATTCATCTTGGCGGTAGAGGCGCCGGAAGGGGTTTCTGA
- the glnA gene encoding type I glutamate--ammonia ligase has translation MTKSQILKIIKEQNVRFFRLQFVDVNGFMKNVAIPLSQIEKALDGQMMFDGSSIDGFARINESDMYLKPDYDTFVVLPWRKIDGKAAARIICDIALPDGTPYVGCPRVNLKRVLAEAKKMGYTMNVGTEAEFFLFERDEEGLSTTITNDSAGYFSVDPDDTGINCRREIIETLEEMGFEIEASHHEVAEGQHEVNFKYADALTCADNTVTFKWVVKTIAKKHGLHATFMPKPVFGINGSGMHTNQSLFDLKGNNVFFDKKDPLQLSKLAYQYIAGIAKNARGFAAVTNPLVNSYKRLVPGYEAPVYVAWSASNRSALMRIPASRGLGTRVEVRCPDPTCNPYLAFAMMLNSGLDGIKNNLTPPKSTNVNIYKMTPNQMRRAKIQSMPSSLLEALNEFKKNRIAKETLGSHIFEKYVIGKEKEWDAYRIAVTDWELDTYIDIY, from the coding sequence ATTACCAAATCCCAGATCCTGAAGATCATCAAGGAACAGAATGTACGTTTTTTCAGATTGCAGTTCGTAGACGTAAACGGCTTCATGAAAAACGTCGCAATCCCTCTCAGCCAGATCGAAAAAGCCCTGGACGGGCAGATGATGTTTGACGGGTCTTCAATCGACGGTTTTGCCCGGATCAACGAGTCAGACATGTACCTCAAGCCCGATTACGACACCTTCGTCGTTCTTCCCTGGCGTAAAATCGACGGCAAAGCCGCTGCGAGAATTATCTGCGATATCGCCCTCCCGGATGGAACTCCATACGTGGGCTGCCCAAGGGTCAACCTGAAACGCGTTCTGGCCGAAGCAAAAAAAATGGGCTACACCATGAACGTTGGAACCGAGGCCGAATTTTTCCTGTTTGAGAGAGACGAGGAGGGTCTTTCAACCACGATCACCAACGACTCGGCAGGATATTTCAGCGTCGACCCTGATGATACCGGCATCAACTGCCGCCGCGAAATCATCGAGACCCTTGAAGAAATGGGCTTTGAAATCGAAGCTTCGCACCACGAAGTTGCGGAAGGCCAGCATGAAGTCAATTTCAAATATGCCGATGCCCTTACCTGTGCAGACAACACCGTTACTTTCAAATGGGTCGTCAAAACAATCGCCAAGAAACATGGGCTTCACGCAACATTTATGCCTAAACCGGTTTTCGGGATCAACGGTTCCGGTATGCACACCAACCAGTCACTGTTCGACCTGAAAGGCAACAATGTTTTCTTCGACAAAAAAGACCCCCTCCAGCTCAGCAAGTTGGCATACCAGTATATTGCAGGAATCGCCAAGAACGCCCGGGGCTTTGCCGCAGTCACCAACCCGCTGGTCAATTCATACAAGCGCCTGGTTCCGGGCTATGAAGCTCCGGTATACGTGGCATGGTCTGCATCCAATCGCAGCGCCCTGATGCGTATTCCGGCTTCCCGTGGTCTCGGCACCAGGGTCGAGGTGCGTTGCCCTGATCCAACCTGCAACCCCTATCTTGCCTTTGCGATGATGCTGAATTCCGGACTTGACGGGATAAAAAACAACCTGACACCTCCTAAATCAACCAATGTCAATATCTACAAGATGACCCCGAACCAGATGCGGAGGGCGAAAATCCAGAGCATGCCATCTTCACTTCTGGAAGCCCTGAACGAATTCAAAAAAAACCGGATTGCCAAAGAAACGCTGGGAAGCCACATTTTCGAAAAGTACGTGATCGGCAAGGAAAAGGAGTGGGACGCATACCGGATTGCAGTTACCGACTGGGAACTTGATACATATATTGATATCTACTGA
- a CDS encoding insulinase family protein, whose product MYQKTVLDNSVRIVTEKLPSQTVSIGIWIDTGSRDEDEFNNGSAHFVEHMLFKGTRCRTAQQIARELDMLGGMSNAFTSTEQTSLYATVLDSHLEKAVDLLGDLFLNSVFSDEEVESERQVILQEIAMVEDTPDDRVHEIFASLIWNGHPLGNTVLGSHEVVSGLNREILLEYVRKQYLPERIIIVAAGSVDHQRFVDLWQQKLSSLAGSPSLLHRVTPAVEPLLLKVVHKPLEQVHLVLGTKGLPITSEDRYKLMLLNIILGGNMSSRLYQEIREKRGLAYSVYSYLVSYSDSGYLGIYLGVDPNTLLQVVDLVKTELDLFVSGPVTEEELSRAVDYTKGGMYLSAENMEARMTRLARNELFFHRSIAMEEVAERLEGVTPMHIMEMAKSLLSGSPLSLSVIGPVDEKIVLGLKI is encoded by the coding sequence ATGTATCAGAAAACTGTCCTCGACAACTCGGTCCGGATCGTGACCGAGAAGCTCCCGTCTCAGACGGTCTCCATAGGAATATGGATAGACACCGGCTCCCGTGACGAGGATGAGTTCAATAATGGCAGTGCTCATTTCGTTGAGCACATGCTTTTCAAAGGGACACGTTGCAGAACCGCTCAGCAGATTGCCAGGGAACTGGATATGCTGGGCGGTATGTCCAATGCCTTCACCTCCACCGAGCAAACCTCCCTATACGCAACAGTTCTTGACAGTCACCTGGAAAAAGCGGTCGATCTTCTCGGAGATCTCTTCCTGAATTCTGTGTTCTCAGATGAGGAAGTTGAGTCTGAAAGACAGGTGATTCTGCAGGAAATTGCCATGGTTGAGGACACTCCTGACGACCGGGTGCATGAAATCTTCGCCTCCCTGATTTGGAACGGGCATCCTCTGGGGAACACTGTTCTCGGATCACACGAAGTTGTTTCAGGGCTCAATCGGGAGATCCTTCTGGAGTATGTCAGGAAGCAGTATCTGCCGGAAAGGATCATCATCGTTGCGGCGGGCAGTGTGGATCATCAACGCTTTGTTGATCTCTGGCAGCAGAAGCTGTCTTCACTTGCTGGGTCGCCTTCCCTGCTGCACCGGGTCACTCCGGCGGTTGAACCACTTTTGCTGAAGGTTGTGCACAAACCCCTTGAACAGGTCCATCTTGTCCTCGGAACCAAAGGGTTGCCGATTACCTCTGAAGACCGCTATAAATTGATGCTTCTCAATATTATCCTGGGAGGGAACATGAGTTCGCGGCTCTACCAGGAGATCCGGGAAAAGCGGGGGCTTGCCTATTCTGTTTATTCGTATCTGGTCTCATATTCGGATAGTGGGTATCTGGGAATCTATCTCGGGGTTGATCCGAACACTCTGCTTCAAGTGGTGGATCTGGTGAAAACTGAGCTGGATCTGTTTGTTTCAGGACCGGTTACGGAAGAAGAGCTGTCCCGGGCAGTTGATTACACCAAAGGGGGGATGTATCTGTCGGCGGAGAATATGGAAGCGAGAATGACCAGACTGGCCAGAAATGAACTGTTTTTCCATCGGAGCATAGCCATGGAAGAGGTGGCTGAGAGGCTTGAGGGAGTTACGCCGATGCATATTATGGAGATGGCAAAAAGTCTGTTGAGTGGGAGCCCTTTAAGTTTGTCGGTCATTGGTCCGGTGGATGAGAAGATTGTCCTCGGATTGAAAATCTGA
- the glnD gene encoding [protein-PII] uridylyltransferase yields MKEELKAGRDTLRKLWDSGLSGSALLSRHSEVVDSCLARLFTTVAGPDDGVALVATGGYGRGELYPFSDIDLLFLHEGRIQQGLLEKLVGAILYPLWDSGLEVGHSVRTVKECIADCKKDFHLQTSLLDSRLVAGSQKAMDRLSESYRKKFIEGRRKEFFEKITASTQERHKKYGGHSFQLEPDIKEGRGGFRDIQTMRWTAKVLFGFTNIRDMEISGLISTDERSRLEESSEALVRIRNRLHYLSGRKNDQLYYEHQESIAHALGYKDSPGQFAVESFMQQLYRNLQSIKVSTDLFFEYTSEKISRNKPSVKDRSIDEDLEIFNGRIRLADPSRIPEKPALLMSLFSRAAESGLPIHYRTRQAIADNLLLIDDRFRNSRQNARYFLNALKINVNKEDLLTLLLETGLLVRYIPEFGKIESLAQHDIYHTNTVDRHLLQTVSETTALSQEYPEIFTDITSHNVLYLAALLHDIGKGSGKEHSAEGAEIARGVGFRLGLAEQEVDDLDFLIRNHLFMAHTAQRRDLEDETLISRFAEHIGNSNMLNMLYLLSIADAKATGPASWSEWKGTLLQELFLKTAIFFDHKGKAKPDLSSAVQWMRDKVRSLIDPSEVQNVDALPDEYLTSFTPEEIKIHLKMREQLKDHKIVSAPADRGSYWSILVVSTDKTGLLAKICGTLTLNNLRVLAAKINTWPDGTVVDQIDVRPDFNTSFIEQDWNKLNTDLAKAVDNRLGLSHRLADRLNPLHGARKGAKRSRHQAKVVTDNKTSDQYTIIEIHADDQPALLYNITRTLADFELNISRAMISTRLEQLVDVFYLQTPDKKKIENSETLDEIKKALLYTVSP; encoded by the coding sequence ATGAAGGAAGAACTCAAAGCGGGACGGGACACACTCCGCAAACTCTGGGATTCCGGCCTGAGCGGGAGCGCCCTGCTTTCCAGACACTCGGAAGTTGTCGATTCGTGTCTCGCCCGACTCTTCACCACCGTGGCCGGGCCGGATGACGGCGTCGCACTGGTCGCCACCGGCGGGTACGGTCGCGGGGAGCTTTACCCCTTTTCGGACATCGACCTGCTGTTCCTCCATGAAGGACGGATACAACAGGGCCTGCTTGAAAAACTGGTGGGAGCGATCCTGTACCCTCTCTGGGACAGCGGACTTGAGGTCGGCCACAGCGTCAGAACGGTAAAGGAGTGTATTGCTGACTGCAAAAAAGATTTCCACCTGCAGACATCCCTGCTGGACAGCAGACTTGTCGCAGGCTCACAGAAAGCTATGGATCGGCTTTCCGAGTCCTATCGCAAAAAATTCATTGAAGGCAGACGCAAGGAGTTTTTTGAGAAGATCACCGCCAGCACCCAGGAAAGACATAAAAAATACGGCGGCCACAGCTTCCAGCTCGAACCCGACATCAAAGAGGGCCGAGGCGGCTTCAGGGATATTCAAACCATGCGCTGGACTGCAAAGGTCCTTTTCGGATTCACCAATATCAGAGATATGGAAATTTCAGGCCTGATCAGTACCGATGAACGATCCCGGCTTGAAGAAAGCTCCGAAGCCCTGGTCAGGATCAGGAACCGCCTTCATTACCTGAGCGGCAGAAAAAACGACCAGCTCTATTATGAGCACCAGGAAAGTATCGCTCACGCCCTCGGCTATAAAGATTCTCCCGGACAATTTGCTGTTGAATCCTTCATGCAGCAACTCTACAGGAATCTGCAATCCATCAAAGTCTCAACAGACCTGTTTTTTGAGTATACCTCGGAAAAAATCTCCAGAAATAAACCGAGCGTCAAAGACCGGTCAATCGACGAAGATCTTGAAATCTTCAACGGTCGCATAAGACTCGCAGACCCCTCCCGAATTCCTGAAAAGCCTGCCCTGCTGATGTCCCTGTTCAGCCGTGCCGCGGAATCCGGCCTGCCGATCCATTACCGGACACGGCAGGCTATTGCCGACAATCTGCTCCTGATCGATGACAGATTCCGCAACTCGAGACAGAATGCCCGGTATTTTCTGAACGCCCTGAAGATCAATGTCAATAAAGAAGACCTGCTCACGCTCCTTCTGGAAACCGGACTGCTGGTCAGGTACATTCCGGAATTCGGCAAAATCGAATCTCTTGCCCAGCACGATATTTACCATACCAATACTGTGGATCGCCACCTTCTGCAGACTGTTTCGGAAACAACCGCTCTCTCGCAGGAGTATCCTGAAATCTTTACCGACATAACCTCCCACAATGTCCTGTATCTGGCGGCTCTCCTGCATGATATCGGCAAAGGAAGCGGGAAAGAACACTCTGCGGAAGGCGCAGAAATTGCCCGTGGAGTCGGGTTCCGCCTTGGCTTGGCGGAGCAGGAGGTGGATGACCTTGATTTTCTGATCAGAAACCATCTCTTCATGGCCCACACCGCCCAGCGCCGTGATCTTGAAGATGAAACCCTGATCAGCAGGTTTGCAGAGCATATCGGCAACAGCAACATGCTGAACATGTTGTACCTGCTGTCGATTGCCGACGCCAAGGCAACCGGACCTGCATCATGGAGCGAATGGAAAGGAACTCTTCTCCAGGAGCTCTTTCTCAAAACCGCAATTTTCTTCGATCACAAGGGAAAAGCAAAACCTGATCTCAGTTCTGCCGTTCAATGGATGCGGGACAAGGTCAGATCCCTCATTGACCCGTCTGAAGTCCAGAATGTCGACGCTCTTCCCGATGAATACCTGACAAGTTTCACTCCGGAAGAAATAAAAATTCATTTGAAAATGCGTGAGCAACTGAAAGACCACAAGATCGTTTCAGCTCCTGCAGACCGAGGCAGCTATTGGTCCATCCTTGTTGTAAGCACCGACAAGACTGGACTTCTGGCAAAGATCTGCGGCACTCTTACCCTGAACAACCTGAGAGTTCTGGCGGCAAAAATCAACACCTGGCCCGACGGAACGGTTGTGGACCAGATTGATGTCAGACCTGATTTCAACACCAGCTTTATCGAGCAGGACTGGAACAAGCTTAACACCGACCTTGCAAAAGCCGTGGATAACCGTCTCGGACTTTCCCATCGGCTTGCAGACCGGCTCAACCCGCTGCACGGGGCAAGAAAAGGAGCGAAGAGGAGCCGTCACCAGGCAAAAGTGGTCACGGATAACAAAACTTCAGACCAGTACACCATCATCGAAATCCACGCCGATGACCAGCCGGCGCTTCTGTACAACATCACCAGGACCCTTGCCGACTTTGAGCTGAATATCTCGCGGGCAATGATTTCCACGCGCCTCGAACAACTCGTTGACGTTTTTTACCTGCAGACCCCGGACAAGAAAAAAATCGAAAACAGCGAGACCCTTGATGAGATAAAAAAAGCCCTGCTGTATACAGTCAGTCCCTGA
- a CDS encoding YdbH domain-containing protein translates to MKNKFTTLLILAALVSGIYIFLTTLLTNFLSGPRLKAILIKPVEKALARNVEIGTIKVSIFKGINFTNLVIKDQNPEETFASIDSFNLHYELLPLLQGKLVIKSVQVNNPKLNIVKNKRGILNLANIGKPVKGQKVEDDPSQEYVDPLPLALTFESVSVSKGTLTFTDLTGELPRIDANGDAALSISLGKDLASTSISGTTTILANGIYKDQKPVLMLDGRFTQKAFSFQGNISMGFEKLIFNGIVDNYASRPEIKLNVNSSRLNLDNITTLINSQKTTGKKKPAETAPPIPTLTEAAEISEPVTGEVNQAPADAIPALAPETGQAALPTPPTVEPVQPAAQETLEVEGVAAQSSSPAGKEPAAKTQNFSCLGDITISELISTKFKARNIKVYYSLNNHVVTLKNFSGEIFGGNIIGNVILDLKPQEPIFTGDLKAKGIALSELLEKLGKPTENLSGALTTSLTFNGTGLEWPTLQNTLSGEGDYLLADGGIKSPISSALAALLEIPEVENLRFKDLTGSLKIVNGDVQLTASLTSSQFDLKGEGRIGLNGNLDLPLTLLLSQENSLKLAEKSAYSNYLADDQGRISLHVLLQGSTNEPKLRFDEKESVNRVQKIVVKKAEEKLGEAIKKELGVSPEQGDIVKGLSEKFLNEMFKK, encoded by the coding sequence ATGAAGAACAAATTTACAACCCTGCTCATCCTTGCTGCGCTGGTGTCTGGTATTTACATCTTTCTCACCACACTCCTTACTAATTTTCTCTCAGGTCCTCGACTGAAAGCCATTCTGATCAAGCCGGTAGAGAAGGCCCTGGCAAGAAACGTTGAAATTGGCACGATCAAAGTTTCCATCTTCAAAGGGATCAACTTCACAAACCTTGTTATCAAGGATCAAAACCCTGAAGAAACCTTCGCCTCAATAGACTCGTTCAACCTGCATTATGAACTGCTGCCTCTTTTGCAGGGGAAGCTTGTCATCAAATCCGTTCAGGTCAATAATCCCAAGCTCAATATTGTAAAAAACAAGAGAGGAATTCTCAATCTCGCGAACATCGGCAAACCGGTAAAAGGGCAAAAAGTTGAGGATGACCCCAGTCAAGAGTATGTTGATCCGTTGCCCCTTGCCCTCACCTTTGAAAGTGTTTCTGTCAGCAAGGGCACCCTCACCTTCACAGATCTGACCGGGGAGCTTCCCCGCATTGACGCAAATGGCGATGCCGCCCTCTCCATATCCCTCGGCAAAGATCTGGCAAGCACCTCGATTTCCGGGACGACTACCATTCTGGCCAACGGAATTTATAAAGACCAGAAACCTGTGCTGATGCTTGACGGGAGGTTCACCCAAAAAGCATTCAGTTTCCAGGGCAATATCAGCATGGGGTTTGAAAAACTTATTTTTAATGGCATTGTCGACAACTACGCCTCCCGACCGGAGATCAAACTGAACGTCAACTCATCAAGACTCAATCTCGACAACATCACAACCCTGATTAACTCACAGAAAACCACTGGGAAAAAAAAACCTGCAGAAACAGCGCCGCCAATCCCGACTCTGACCGAAGCTGCTGAGATAAGCGAACCCGTCACCGGAGAAGTCAACCAGGCACCTGCCGATGCAATTCCGGCCCTGGCACCGGAAACTGGCCAGGCGGCTTTACCCACACCTCCCACAGTTGAACCTGTGCAACCTGCGGCCCAAGAAACCCTGGAAGTAGAAGGAGTTGCAGCACAATCCTCCTCGCCTGCCGGAAAAGAGCCTGCCGCAAAAACCCAGAATTTCTCCTGTCTTGGAGATATCACCATTTCAGAACTGATCAGCACAAAGTTCAAAGCCAGAAACATCAAGGTTTATTACAGCCTCAACAACCATGTCGTCACCCTGAAGAATTTCAGCGGTGAAATTTTCGGAGGCAACATTATCGGCAACGTTATCCTTGATCTTAAACCGCAGGAGCCAATCTTCACCGGTGACTTGAAAGCGAAAGGGATAGCACTCTCGGAACTCCTTGAAAAACTCGGGAAGCCGACAGAAAATCTGTCTGGAGCCCTCACAACCAGTCTCACCTTCAATGGAACCGGTCTTGAGTGGCCCACACTGCAGAACACCCTCTCCGGTGAGGGAGACTACCTCCTCGCAGATGGCGGGATAAAGTCTCCGATCTCATCGGCCTTAGCCGCGCTGCTTGAAATTCCTGAAGTGGAGAATCTGCGCTTTAAAGATCTGACGGGATCACTCAAAATCGTCAACGGCGACGTCCAGCTGACCGCATCTCTCACAAGTTCACAGTTTGATCTGAAAGGTGAGGGCCGAATCGGCCTCAACGGGAATCTTGATCTGCCTCTCACACTTCTCCTTTCACAGGAGAACAGCCTGAAACTTGCAGAAAAAAGCGCTTACAGCAACTATCTTGCCGATGATCAGGGGCGAATTTCCCTGCACGTTCTGCTCCAAGGTTCAACCAATGAACCAAAGCTCCGCTTTGACGAAAAAGAGAGCGTGAACCGGGTGCAGAAGATTGTCGTCAAGAAAGCGGAGGAGAAGCTCGGGGAAGCCATCAAAAAGGAATTGGGCGTCAGCCCTGAACAGGGAGATATTGTGAAAGGGCTGTCAGAAAAATTCCTGAACGAAATGTTTAAGAAGTAG
- the dut gene encoding dUTP diphosphatase, whose protein sequence is MQQEVRVSFCRLRPHDGEDLDLPQYHSELAAGMDIEADVAGAVTLDPGERLLIPTGFAASIPAGYEIQVRPRSGLAIKHGVTVINAPGTIDADYRGEIKVGLVNLGDAPYTIHRRDRIAQLVVAPVCRAIVAEVAELDSTKRQTGGFGHTGK, encoded by the coding sequence ATGCAACAAGAAGTGAGGGTCAGTTTCTGCCGGTTAAGACCGCATGATGGTGAAGACCTTGATCTGCCGCAATATCACTCAGAGCTTGCTGCGGGCATGGATATTGAGGCGGACGTGGCAGGGGCGGTGACTCTGGATCCTGGAGAGAGGCTGCTGATCCCCACAGGTTTCGCGGCCTCGATTCCTGCCGGGTATGAAATTCAGGTCAGGCCGAGAAGCGGACTCGCGATCAAACATGGTGTTACCGTAATCAACGCCCCGGGAACAATTGACGCTGATTATCGTGGTGAGATAAAGGTGGGCTTGGTGAATCTCGGGGACGCCCCGTATACCATACACAGGCGGGACCGGATTGCTCAGCTTGTAGTGGCTCCTGTCTGCAGGGCAATTGTTGCGGAAGTTGCCGAGCTTGACAGCACCAAACGGCAGACAGGTGGCTTTGGTCATACGGGAAAGTGA
- the pnp gene encoding polyribonucleotide nucleotidyltransferase, with the protein MYKKVEVEVGGRNMTIETGRIAKQAGGAVVVTYGDTVVLVTATAAPSANPNADFLPLTVEYQERFYAVGRIPGSFFRREIGRPTEKETLTCRFIDRPLRPLFAEGYQNETQVISTVLSADKQNDPDMLAMVGASCALGISNIPFLGPIAGVRVGYIDGQYVVNPTQDQQANSRMDLIVAGTKDAVVMVEGGADSLSEAEVLAGIFFGHECLQPILAIQEEMREAVGKTKMTVIPKPVNVEMQKRVADVAAGDMQKVIVVKDKMERSAAHKDLQDRVVEALAGEFPESETEIKAAFKELNKRMMRDRIVKEDARIDGRRMDEIRPIQCEVGALPMVHGSSLFTRGETQAIVTATLGSGEDEQRVESLYGMDFNPFMLHYNFPPYCVGEVRFMRGPSRRDIGHGALATRAIKAVLPDREKFPYTLRIVSEITESNGSSSMATVCGGSMALMDAGVPIRKPVAGIAMGLIKEDDKIVVLSDILGDEDHLGDMDFKVTGTDEGITALQMDIKIAGVSKEIMGRALDQAKAGRLHILGKMQEGIAEPRAELPEHAPKIFSMQINPDKIRDLIGPGGKIIKGLSADYGVKIDVDDSGKVSIFAPDGRVGAEVTAKIKGITEEAEIGKVYTGTVQKIVDFGAFVEILPGTDGLVHISELDNKRVENVSDVVKEGDTIEVKVLNIDQRGKIRLSRKALLD; encoded by the coding sequence ATGTATAAAAAAGTAGAAGTTGAAGTAGGTGGCAGAAACATGACCATCGAAACCGGGAGGATCGCCAAACAGGCCGGTGGGGCGGTTGTGGTCACTTATGGAGATACGGTGGTCCTGGTGACTGCCACGGCGGCACCGTCTGCCAATCCGAATGCAGATTTTTTACCCCTGACCGTAGAGTATCAGGAACGTTTTTATGCGGTTGGCCGTATTCCGGGGAGCTTCTTCAGACGGGAAATCGGTCGTCCGACCGAAAAAGAGACCTTGACCTGCCGGTTCATCGATCGTCCGTTGCGCCCGTTGTTTGCGGAAGGATATCAGAATGAGACCCAGGTTATCAGCACCGTCCTTTCTGCCGATAAACAGAATGATCCTGACATGCTGGCCATGGTTGGCGCGTCCTGTGCTCTCGGGATATCCAATATCCCTTTTCTGGGTCCGATTGCCGGAGTTCGAGTCGGGTACATCGACGGGCAGTATGTGGTGAATCCGACCCAGGACCAGCAGGCGAATTCCAGAATGGACCTGATCGTTGCCGGCACCAAAGATGCGGTTGTGATGGTCGAGGGCGGCGCCGACAGCCTTTCCGAGGCGGAGGTGCTGGCCGGTATTTTCTTTGGGCATGAGTGTTTGCAGCCGATCCTTGCTATCCAGGAGGAGATGCGGGAGGCGGTCGGGAAAACCAAGATGACCGTTATCCCCAAGCCGGTGAATGTCGAGATGCAGAAAAGGGTGGCTGATGTTGCCGCAGGCGACATGCAGAAGGTCATTGTCGTCAAGGACAAAATGGAGCGAAGCGCCGCGCATAAAGATCTTCAGGATCGGGTGGTCGAGGCTCTGGCGGGTGAATTTCCCGAATCGGAAACCGAAATCAAGGCGGCGTTCAAAGAACTGAACAAGCGGATGATGCGTGACCGGATTGTCAAGGAAGATGCCCGGATCGATGGCCGCCGGATGGACGAAATCCGTCCCATCCAGTGTGAAGTCGGCGCTTTGCCGATGGTCCACGGCTCCTCGCTGTTCACCAGGGGTGAGACGCAGGCCATCGTTACCGCAACCCTTGGCAGCGGTGAAGACGAACAGCGGGTTGAATCGTTGTATGGCATGGATTTCAACCCCTTTATGCTCCATTACAATTTTCCTCCCTACTGTGTGGGAGAGGTCAGGTTTATGAGAGGCCCCAGCCGGCGGGATATCGGTCACGGCGCGCTTGCAACCAGGGCCATCAAAGCGGTTCTGCCGGATCGTGAGAAATTCCCTTACACCTTGCGAATCGTGTCCGAGATCACCGAGTCCAACGGGTCTTCATCCATGGCTACCGTCTGTGGCGGCAGCATGGCGCTGATGGATGCCGGCGTGCCGATCAGAAAGCCGGTGGCCGGTATTGCCATGGGACTGATCAAGGAGGATGACAAGATTGTGGTGTTGTCTGATATTCTTGGCGATGAGGACCATCTTGGCGACATGGATTTCAAGGTGACCGGTACCGATGAAGGCATTACCGCATTGCAGATGGATATCAAGATTGCCGGGGTTTCCAAGGAGATCATGGGCCGTGCCCTTGATCAGGCAAAAGCCGGGCGGTTGCACATCCTCGGCAAGATGCAGGAAGGGATCGCCGAACCGCGGGCTGAGCTTCCGGAGCATGCGCCGAAAATATTCAGCATGCAGATAAACCCGGACAAGATCCGTGATCTGATTGGCCCGGGAGGAAAAATCATCAAGGGTCTCAGCGCCGATTATGGGGTCAAGATTGATGTTGATGATTCCGGCAAGGTCAGTATTTTTGCGCCGGATGGTCGGGTGGGCGCCGAGGTGACTGCGAAGATCAAGGGGATCACCGAAGAGGCGGAGATCGGCAAGGTGTACACCGGCACGGTCCAGAAGATTGTTGACTTCGGTGCTTTCGTTGAGATTCTGCCCGGCACTGATGGGCTGGTCCATATCTCTGAACTTGACAACAAAAGAGTTGAGAATGTCTCCGATGTTGTCAAAGAGGGCGATACCATTGAGGTCAAGGTTCTCAATATTGATCAGCGCGGGAAAATTCGCCTCAGCCGTAAAGCCTTGCTCGATTGA
- a CDS encoding P-II family nitrogen regulator codes for MKKIEAIIKPFKLDDVKEALNSIGIKGMTVSEVKGYGRQKGHKEIYRGAEYQVDFIPKIKLEIVIEATLVDKVVDTIRDAANTEKIGDGKIFVLPVEEVVRVRTGEKGKEAI; via the coding sequence ATGAAAAAAATTGAAGCAATCATTAAGCCGTTTAAACTCGACGATGTAAAGGAAGCCTTAAACTCCATAGGCATAAAAGGGATGACCGTCTCCGAGGTGAAAGGTTATGGACGCCAGAAGGGACACAAGGAGATCTATCGCGGTGCGGAATACCAGGTAGACTTCATTCCAAAAATCAAACTTGAGATAGTCATTGAGGCCACCCTGGTCGACAAGGTGGTTGATACAATCCGTGATGCCGCCAACACTGAAAAGATCGGGGACGGCAAAATTTTCGTCCTGCCGGTTGAAGAGGTGGTCAGGGTCCGTACCGGAGAAAAAGGCAAGGAAGCCATCTAA